The stretch of DNA AACGAGCAaactgtgatattaaagatatgttggtagcctggttgagtgataataatacaacagactggacagttggtttaaaatttgtgCAGTTTCAAAAGAACTCTAGCTACCATTCTGGCATTAGAAGGTCACCATTTGCTGCATTGTTTGGATCCGATGCAAAAGTAGGACTGACAACTTCAGCTCTTCCACATGATGTAATTCACCGTCTCCAAAGTGAGGACGATTTGCTGGCAGTAATTACGGAAGAAACAACTTCaaatgaaccacctgctgtcgaaccagttactgctaaaccacctgctgttgaaccagttactgctgaaccacctgctgtcgaactagttactgctgaaccacctgctgtcgaacaagttactgctgaaccacctgctgtcaaaCCAACATCACCACTCTCCGTTCGTCAAAAGAATATTACCTCTCAGCGAAAACGTGCGTGCGAAGCACAGCTTTCACAAACTGAACGTATGGTTAAACGAAGTCGTCGTATTATGGACCGTGGAAACATCGGGAACAATGTAACGATTCCGATACCAATGGTGGATAGGGGTCGTGGGGATCCAAGGAATATCATTGGAATGATTTGGATATTG from Palaemon carinicauda isolate YSFRI2023 chromosome 5, ASM3689809v2, whole genome shotgun sequence encodes:
- the LOC137641053 gene encoding uncharacterized protein encodes the protein MTTDRSLLHVLLQNLNCFGMGSVERANCDIKDMLVAWLSDNNTTDWTVGLKFVQFQKNSSYHSGIRRSPFAALFGSDAKVGLTTSALPHDVIHRLQSEDDLLAVITEETTSNEPPAVEPVTAKPPAVEPVTAEPPAVELVTAEPPAVEQVTAEPPAVKPTSPLSVRQKNITSQRKRACEAQLSQTERMVKRSRRIMDRGNIGNNVTIPIPMVDRGRGDPRNIIGMIWILTKMTITRLQ